In Brachyhypopomus gauderio isolate BG-103 chromosome 18, BGAUD_0.2, whole genome shotgun sequence, the sequence ctcagtattgtgtgtggcctccacatgcctgtatgacctccctacaacgcctgggcatgctcctgatgaggtggcggatggtctcctgagggatctcctcccagacctggactaaagcatccgcctgaacagtctgtggtgcaacgtgacgttggtggatggagcgagacatgatgtcccagatgtgctcaatcagattcaggtctggggaacgggcgggccagtccatagcttcaatgccttcatcttgcaggaactgctgacacaatccagccacatgaggtctagcattgtcctgcattaggaggaacccagggccaaccgcaccagcatatggtctcacaaggggtctgaggatctcatctcggtacctaatggcagtcaggctacctctggtgagcacatggagggctgtgcggccctccaaagaaatgccaccccacatcattactgacccactgccaaaccggtcatggtgaaggatgttgcaggcagcagatcgctctccacggcgtctccagactctgtcacgtctgtcacatgtgctcagtgtgaacctgctttcatctgtgaagagcacaaggtgccagtggcgaatttgccaatccttgtgttctctggcaaatgccaagcgttcTGCACGGTGTTGgtctgtgagcacaacccccatctgtggacgtcgggccctcataccatcctcatggtgtcggtttctaaccgtttgtgcagacacatgcacatttgtggcctgctggaggtcattttgcagggctctggcagtgctcctcctgttccttcttgcacaaatgcagagatagcggtcctgctgctgggttgttgccctcctacagcctcctccacgtctcctggtgtactggcctgtctcctggtagcgcctccagcctctggacactacgctgacagacacagcaaaccttcttgccacagctcgcattgatgtgccatcctggatgagctgcactacctgagccacttatgtgggttgtagagtccgtctcatgctaccacgagtgtgaaaggaccaccaacattcaaaagtgaccaaaacatcagccagaaagcataggtactgagaagtggtctgtggtccccacctgcagaaccactcctttatagggggggtcttgctaattgcctctcatttctacctgttgtctattccatttgcacaacaacaatcagtgttgcttcctaactgaacaagttggtttcacagaagtgtggttgacggagttatattgtgttgtttaattgttccctttatttttttgagcagtgtataaactataataataaatcctttaaatttacagtgctgtcgttaacTGTCAACCACTGTAGATTCATGTACCCTCCAATAATCTAAATTCAACGTTATCgccaaacagtattctgaactagtaattttGAGCTGGCTAGCTGGCTGTTGGTTAGTATCTTTCACCCAGCATTAATTtacaaacaaaagttatgaactatattcatttcaacaaatgcaaCAAATTATAATTCGGggacgcagagtcacccaaaagagtctttagatgcctGTCAGCAGAGGCCATAGTCAAGTAGCACTGGctacactaagtgccacgattatgtggcagctgccacaaggtgccatttctgggtggcacagagGCCACTTCGTGCTGCTTACctgccaaacagggaccgcacccTTACAGGAAACTTGGCAGGAAGACGcgcctcccaatgacctctgcgatgttttgtgattggtcagatgcaGTTccattagctctgagtttgtttgctcttcCTAAGTACCCCAGATGCTTTCCCGACCcaaatttcaacctgaacctgaattttgacccgaacctgaatttgaacttgaatttttgcatacTTGAATGaatttaacttttttttcaaataataatggtttcaggttcaggttcttgtgacaaaaaaaaatctccaTAACGAGGAATGAAACaagggggcgtgacagacagaaggagaacCAAAAATCAAGGCAGGACTAGGGCAGACGACACAAGACAGgggcagggggtggagctaTATGTGACAGTTCATAGTTTATATCTCCTTTTAAAACACGTTTGTTAACATGCTTATAACCTTTAGCATATATTGACTAAATGTAAGAATGTAAGAACTCTTTATGAGAAAAacaatgtaaaatgtatgtTGTAGCGTAGTCTCTAATTAATCAAGTAAAAGTTAAGTTAAGTTAATCAAGTAAATAAATTATGTCAAGTAAATGTTTTAATAGCAACTGAGCTGTAAGTGAAGCTAAATgtttcatgaagagaaaaataaacaagatattATACAagatatattgtaaacaaaatataaaCAAGATATTCTCACACATGCCCAAGGGTGAGTACCATGCATAACATGAATACAAGTTAATAGATTAGGAGCCAGAAATAATGTAACATTACTGCATTCTTTGCCCGTTTTACTCGTAGGTGTACAATCTATTAGTAACTGAATATGAAATATGCTCTTCTCTTATCAGGAATTGTGTATGAAAAATCAATTTTCCACAAATCCAAGCTGCAGAAGAAATACAGTAAAATTAATGAAGGAATCTCAGATCATGGAAGCTCAATCcttctgaatgagatctacacagagctctacatcacagagggagggagtggagacgtcaataatgaacatgaggtgagacagattgagacagcatccaggagaccagcaacacaggagacaccaATCAAATGTAATGACCTCTTTAAAGACAAACCCATCAGAAGagtgctgactaaaggagttgctggaattgggaaaacagtctctgtgcagaagttcattctggactgggctgaaggaagagccaatcaggatctcctcttcatatttccacttccttttagggagctgaatttgatgaaggagaaaaagctCTGTCTGATGGATCTACTTCATGATTTTTTCCCAGAAACAAAACAGTTACAATTCATAGACTATAATGCTTACAAAGTCATTTTCATTTTTGATGGTCTAGATGAATGTCGACTTCCTCTAGATTTTCACAACAATGAGAGTTTGTGGGATGTAACAGAGTcgacctcagtggatgtgctgctgacaaacctcatcaaggggaatctgcttccctctgctctcctctggataacctctcgaccagcatcagccaatcagatccctcctgagtgtgttgacctggtaacagaggtacgagggttcagtgaccctcagaaagaggagtacttcaggaaTAGAATCAGTGATCAGATCCTGGCCaatagaatcatctcacacattaagtcatcaagaagcctctacatcatgtgccacattccagtcttctgttggattgcagccactgttctagagacAATGTTGGTTGAAGCAGATagtggagagatccccaagactctgactcagatgttcacacatTTCCTGATCtatcacatcaaacacaaggacAGAAAGTATCATGGCAAAGTGGACTGTGATTTTCACCAGACTAAGAAAACAATTTTtgcactgggaaaactggctttTGAGCAATTTAAAAAgggcaacctgatcttctatgagCAAGACCTCACACTGTGTGGCATTGATGTCAAAGAAGTTTCAGTGTACTCAGGAGTGTGTACACAAATCTTCAGAAAGGAGTTTGTGCTGTTCCTGGGTAACGTGTTCAGCTTTGTgcatctgagtgttcaggagtttctggctgctttatatgcgtttctctccttcatctccaacaacacaaatgtGCTGGAACATCAAACCACTGGAGTCCTACATGATTCCAAAAGGTCAACAATGTCTGACTTCCTTAAAAATGCAGTGGACAAGTCCTTACAGAGTGagaatggacacctggaccttttcctccgcttccttctgggtctctcactggagtccaatcagactctcttacAAGGTCTATTgacacacacaggaagcagctctcacagcaaagaggaaacagtcaagtatatcaaggagaagatcagggagaatccctctccagagaaatccatcaatctgttccactgtctgaatgaactgaatgatcattctctaGAGCAAGAAGTCCAAACATACCTGAAAAGTCGAGGTCGCCATCATTTCTTTAGACCCAGTCATTGTCTCCGTAGAGCCAgactctctcctgctcagtggtcagctctggtgtttgtgttgctgaactcAGAAGTGGAGCTGGATGAGTTTGTCCTGAGTAAATATGACCCATCAGAGGAATGTCTACTGAGACTGCTGCCAGTGGTCTTAGCATCCAGAAAAGCTGAGTGAgtattttcattaaaaaacacATTACTACACTGGGCATCATAGACTAAGTACAAACACATCATAGACTAAGTACAAAATCATAGTAAGACTAAAGACATTGCTCAGTTTATATATTCTTTCTTTCACACTTTGACATtgtgtctctttctcacacacacacacacacacacacacacacacacacacacacacacacacacacacacacacacagattatcaCTGTATATCTTTTTTACTGTAGGGAGTTTCTATTATTGGAAAGTTGTTACATGACATAACCCCCTAAAAGAGTAGCTTTCCTACTTTTACAAAAGTGATGTGTCTAATGCTTCATTGAGGGTCCAAGGATGTTGACACGGGGGCACTACTAAACCCCCCCCGAACAGCCACTGCAGctgatgcatttttatttttacaagaAATCGACTCCAGTATTCTgcgaaaagacaaaaagacatttGCAGACAAAAACTGTACCACATTCTCTATACTTCTAAACTTCTTAAACTGTAAAGGAATCGTTCAAGCTGTGAGCTTCTTCGGTATGTGTGGGAGAaagtgtcacgttgtgggggggccccctgccggtcgcccccgtttacagcggcagatgtcctgtttttggtcacgtgatgttcgtccctcaggtgggcgggacccgtgatttgttcgtctatatatgtcttgtctttgtaccagttgactgctggttattattttctTAATCTGCATCTATGTCACGGCTATTTGGTTTGCgcattttctattaaaccatcctctttccctgagacttggcgtgatcgcttcctttttagttgctcacactgcccgtcacagaataaccagccacctttcggaagccgccagtctcccttactttctccttcgttcgtggtcatgtctcatggtaagtgtttgtctacgtgctgtgtgtttgtcgtgtattgtctgagagtgtgttgagtctgtccccactcgtcccgccgtgtttaaatgttgtttgtgttaaaACCCGTAagtcacacggcggtgactagagctggggaccagtagactccgctctcaccCAGCGAGACCACCGGTACCTCACAGTACGCTCGTCCGTTATCgtcggtgtatgtgtgtgtgtgtgtgtacgttgatgtgtttttgttttaataatgAAGCGGATgggagcgagtgtgtgagtgtgccgtggtgtgtgtgtttcgctggtggtgtttgtgtgtgtatgtagacgggTCCACCGATGCGTGCTGCGCGCTAGAACGCATGCGATGCGAGagtctctctgctcctttcgcctcgctcacccgatatcccgtggtgacgggggtgagcgactgcgggccagagagacgcgtcgctgtgggcgtgacgcgcaagccgctcgcggatagctctctctctccaaagatctacggatcccgttgtgaaaacggtgagagagagagctggagtaggcgcATTGCGCTccacagagcgcgcgcatcggtgggtcctgtccgtttgtttgtgttctgtctttgtgtgttcgttttgtcctagagtgtagcgtgctttgttttatgtaattcctctcttgcacccctcttcactgtgtgtggggaggggcccatttgaggtcccgtgccactggatgtGGCATGGAGGGCATCTTGGGTGCATgtatgttatatgttgtgtatgtgttttttgttttgttgttccccgggggggggggggggggggggggggcctaaatatgtttttgggggggagctatggggttcctgagccacgacatgtggctcagaaggcgcaactccatcaggagacctgacctttgggagggacccctgagcagggaggagcccctgtacccctttgtaggctgaggatgcctggggtgtaaggacagggtgtttcctcatgccaagaaggggtcccttcccccctgtgtaaaaggagggtcagtggtcagagcagtgcgcgttttgtgttatgtgttgtctgtgtgtgtgtgtgtgtgtgtgatgtgttgcaggtcactcctggtggtggattgcggcactcccggacctagtggggtctccaggaggagactctctccttcgagctcggggtgaccagcgtgtccctaatgcgcattgccagggccctggtctctggcgctcctgggttgggtggaggagtccactttgagatgaggggccccgggaggggttcactccccaggagtctggggtgacccctagcgaaaagggcaggggtcagttccgagcgaagaggtaggttcgggaggtggtcggTAGAAGCCGTggtcgcaccccagtgtggcggcctgcacacatccacacctatgacgtatgttgggccatgtgctcccggtccgcactcagtggtggggcttaagcggcctaaggccggttagggcgcgagggccctgtgaccgacggggcgtggttatcgtcttgttgatggcccagtcggtccagggtcccgcccaggaggcgagctaacgtgtttgtcctttttatgtttcagctccaggactgcagggaacaggtc encodes:
- the LOC143481749 gene encoding NACHT, LRR and PYD domains-containing protein 3-like, with the protein product MDELVQTNITAQTGGNVCAPALHGNHITAPVTLNITYGGQEKFSFSTSPLQTGGSSRTPAVNGIVYEKSIFHKSKLQKKYSKINEGISDHGSSILLNEIYTELYITEGGSGDVNNEHEVRQIETASRRPATQETPIKCNDLFKDKPIRRVLTKGVAGIGKTVSVQKFILDWAEGRANQDLLFIFPLPFRELNLMKEKKLCLMDLLHDFFPETKQLQFIDYNAYKVIFIFDGLDECRLPLDFHNNESLWDVTESTSVDVLLTNLIKGNLLPSALLWITSRPASANQIPPECVDLVTEVRGFSDPQKEEYFRNRISDQILANRIISHIKSSRSLYIMCHIPVFCWIAATVLETMLVEADSGEIPKTLTQMFTHFLIYHIKHKDRKYHGKVDCDFHQTKKTIFALGKLAFEQFKKGNLIFYEQDLTLCGIDVKEVSVYSGVCTQIFRKEFVLFLGNVFSFVHLSVQEFLAALYAFLSFISNNTNVLEHQTTGVLHDSKRSTMSDFLKNAVDKSLQSENGHLDLFLRFLLGLSLESNQTLLQGLLTHTGSSSHSKEETVKYIKEKIRENPSPEKSINLFHCLNELNDHSLEQEVQTYLKSRGRHHFFRPSHCLRRARLSPAQWSALVFVLLNSEVELDEFVLSKYDPSEECLLRLLPVVLASRKADLSRCSITEEGYAALSSALRSNPSSHLRELNLNHNKPGVSGLKQISALLEDPHCRLEKLHLSYCSITEECCAALCSALMSNPSSHLRELNLDHNKPGDSGVKQLSALLEDPHCTLETLHLPDCGITEEGCAALSSALRSNPSSHLRELNLTHNKPGGSGVKQLSALLEDPHCKLEKLDLSVCSITEEGCAVLASALRSNPSSYLRELNLYRNEPGDSGVKQLSALLEDPHCTLEKLDLSVCNITEEGCAALCSALRSNPSSHLRELNLDFNKPGDSGVKKLSALLEDPHCTLEILHVRSL